In a genomic window of Oncorhynchus keta strain PuntledgeMale-10-30-2019 chromosome 28, Oket_V2, whole genome shotgun sequence:
- the naa50 gene encoding N-alpha-acetyltransferase 50 isoform X2, giving the protein MKGRIELGDVTPHNIKQLKRLNQVIFPVSYNDKFYKDVLEVGELAKLAYFNDIAVGAVCCRVDHSQNQKRLYIMTLGCLAPYRRLGIGTKMLNHVLNICEKDGTFDNIYLHVQISNESAIDFYQKFGFEIIETKKNYYKRIEPADAHVLQKSLRSPCAPPGGELEKAE; this is encoded by the exons ATGAAAGG CCGGATCGAGCTGGGGGACGTTACGCCCCACAACATTAAACAGTTGAAACGCCTCAACCAGGTCATCTTCCCCGTCAGCTACAATGACAAGTTCTACAAGGACGTGCTCGAAGTGGGAGAGCTCGCCAAGCTAG CGTACTTCAATGACATTGCAGTGGGGGCAGTGTGCTGCAGAGTGGACCACTCTCAGAACCAGAAGAGACTGTACATCATGACACTGGGCTGCCTAGCGCCCTACCGCAGATTAGGCATAG GAACGAAGATGCTGAACCATGTGTTAAACATCTGTGAGAAGGATGGCACTTTTGACAACATTTACCT tcaTGTGCAGATCAGCAACGAGTCTGCAATCGACTTCTACCAGAAGTTTGGCTTTGAGATCATTGAGACGAAAAAGAACTACTACAAAAGGATAGAACCGGCAGATGCCCACGTGCTTCAAAAGAGCCTGCGCAGCCCTTGTGCGCCCCCTGGGGGAGAGTTGGAGAAGGCAGAGTAG
- the naa50 gene encoding N-alpha-acetyltransferase 50 isoform X1: MKGSRIELGDVTPHNIKQLKRLNQVIFPVSYNDKFYKDVLEVGELAKLAYFNDIAVGAVCCRVDHSQNQKRLYIMTLGCLAPYRRLGIGTKMLNHVLNICEKDGTFDNIYLHVQISNESAIDFYQKFGFEIIETKKNYYKRIEPADAHVLQKSLRSPCAPPGGELEKAE; this comes from the exons ATGAAAGG TAGCCGGATCGAGCTGGGGGACGTTACGCCCCACAACATTAAACAGTTGAAACGCCTCAACCAGGTCATCTTCCCCGTCAGCTACAATGACAAGTTCTACAAGGACGTGCTCGAAGTGGGAGAGCTCGCCAAGCTAG CGTACTTCAATGACATTGCAGTGGGGGCAGTGTGCTGCAGAGTGGACCACTCTCAGAACCAGAAGAGACTGTACATCATGACACTGGGCTGCCTAGCGCCCTACCGCAGATTAGGCATAG GAACGAAGATGCTGAACCATGTGTTAAACATCTGTGAGAAGGATGGCACTTTTGACAACATTTACCT tcaTGTGCAGATCAGCAACGAGTCTGCAATCGACTTCTACCAGAAGTTTGGCTTTGAGATCATTGAGACGAAAAAGAACTACTACAAAAGGATAGAACCGGCAGATGCCCACGTGCTTCAAAAGAGCCTGCGCAGCCCTTGTGCGCCCCCTGGGGGAGAGTTGGAGAAGGCAGAGTAG
- the LOC118361725 gene encoding LOW QUALITY PROTEIN: basic helix-loop-helix domain-containing protein USF3 (The sequence of the model RefSeq protein was modified relative to this genomic sequence to represent the inferred CDS: deleted 2 bases in 1 codon): protein MPEMTENQTPGHKPRKKKNKESHNAVERQRKEKINAGINRIGDLLPCSQALKQSKNMILDQAYRYIIELQKQNDAMLLKGGDLVQAEEIRRLRHQLDELRKESGHYIELLKAHDINFLDDPTVHWKGKLRCAKVAKVAPTHQLPKRIIVYSNGNVIRPAGKEPSPASDQGKQHAEAVIVQSSCDITAGVRVNRVLKHVSVPSSAPPLLPGATLAPTVSIPGIRLVEQCVAEAPSAPKLPPSVSYFTLQGLCPLPTVTTALPQQPQPATPAPSLNVAASLATQLPLQPVPSLTALPQVITTQNAASRTTIPSSSTLLRASAAGSTQTTWTTLQLAGNTVQPVCQSLSTQETTTTGQQVSVCPMATKPSVQPIHIQMRPQVPIQLQAPITAHIQAQPSIQRTPQLRPAILAQHQPQPVMALKPQCAILPQSAIIPQPAVVAHSAMMSQPQPAVLQPGTVLPHPQTALMSQPHPQTSVMPLLQTMQVLQVNPAGTTVAGVTAPQKTNNQNVVILQQTNPCSAQSVVREDLTNQTPCQHIVIIQASNQPPPAPPQNPQVGMVPTTAPVMPNQIVTTSCPTSTTGQQIFGGKQLVHILPRPVPQTQAPPVPPTPQTITVNGQVFSLQPMKTSDKYGSQGGQSSLQLIQPTTVEEPTTNVALHTLGALSSLNQSISQGMPPCISTQSNVQLSLAPPSYSIVPQQPSSVTISAAPHSSPVSQISIPSVTPPRTGLAVGTGKALRRQPGTASMPRTKRATTKRTKLVRKKEPKRGQTSRTVTIAAKPVAVTGDRQEQEATVVQGTPSSAAGTIQPKPGPVSTTVNTSLVSSIEASTQSRPVSSVGSPQSTPKDGSVNASTHSGPTVSSACTTHSRASVTNATSVTPCTSTVGISSTQSQLIITSVVSPSAVTTITCAADTPTVSAIVSSQSKQSAVAPSDCSTHLRPIVTQNRQPVTTTVNAVQARLAATNGSSRQSRSMLISAFSTETRATSMGVTSSAACRPSVSTVSSIESTPMVSLQSAQLTSSTGQTKPANSQESQPTTQTQSQSVAFPSVPSTPTPCSGALSFSSTSLTVPMTMPSEYRKRVTCNRPSNQQMTMPTSTPKPSHRAELKVTAVSGREKEPQAEGHPSAGMEKGSVRNNAAPSRKDSTLPQQVYTLENEAPDQPQTPSRQTDSPMSGGAGGGMGFSVASMLPTGHSVSSSQSHFGPFTFTTEQADILAMLEQNSPGRRVGGCTVDNPTGSTNNPKPAWDPNPKSQQASSSKERGAGQQTKLTKQMETPAAKPPSQLSVRGQAGEVAGSAASGVRHPQNLSYSQSQPQSQAQSGTASTLSVNNLIRPSSRQQQAYPGSPSLAGQQGSVPSPAGNSAHVSQPSTPGLPPCSGSVQLNEYTPLKSAHMRPQVGVGEPRHIKDVSKRPAQDDVMLSSSNKRHKACPSTSNVGCMEVKPLDHSQMMVPQLPPASSSIMTRINPDGVGTLFSGNTFMSTVLRPTESHCTPQLPVQEHNQPGVLHLPQGHPQHGAPQLGQHLGGNPYLKQQQQEQQRHHLYQLQHHLTQPDPAQLHSLHQRALQQEQHVQKKRVLVGGGHGGPPVGLQQKQHHLEKTGVQQQQHHQQSHQQHQQQSQQQHQQQTHQQQQHQQQSQHQQSHQQQHQQQTQQQQQHQQQAQSQQHHQQHPQQQSSHSRHQHLQQQQIQQQQQQQQQHFGSRHQEKSCEGQPGPAGPRAHHSSHLAQQEHLKSGQDHSTMQRLMSSRNLEQQLTSQPSNPVSRPSDLGCAPSRQERHRVSSYSAEALIGKSSSTGEQQQQQRMGLHLQATRGTTQEQPDLRGYLDTSRVKGNVAHNPQSRLPPDHPGSADVQRISECPPFKTLSGAGGGHQLGGFEVQVSRGGDMTPKSGPSSQRGQQGGFRMGLGPPGDGRPRGGYSGPHPGTQGVHIGAPGLPLDQEGCQQSFMQSLLEQTNHQRAVQCCPPVSMEYGCVPGSSAGDMQAKASTPSVPPTQKASAMRLGEGNKGHIPQGSGNMGAHPGVRAGLPHPPTPHSSSEPGRTPAPSRPPTSVSQRSRHITQEAQSGKLRPGERQRSGSLRPGNPFEPDVHLLGRPQSGGEARRSSIVRFMADNAQVAGDNNLVPDQHLAQNFGFPFIPEGGMNPPPPINANSTFIPPVSQPNSSRPSALLPVEPQNTLPSFYPSYPSAAHPSDIPLQYFSNQMFTSPGTDKSSSAPLNNRFGSILSPPRPVGFAQASFPLLTDMPPMPISNSSGITPHLSNFSLTSLFPEIATAMQPDGSAMPVPLLSLSNTSSADSGKQPNRPAHNISHILGHDGSSAV from the exons ATGCCAGAGATGACAGAGAACCAGACTCCTGGCCATAAACCACG gaagaaaaaaaacaaagaaTCTCACAATGCAG TTGAGAGACAGCGAAAAGAGAAGATCAACGCTGGAATTAACCGTATTGGGGACCTTCTACCCTGTTCCCAGGCACTGAAGCAG AGTAAGAACATGATCCTGGACCAGGCCTACCGTTACATAATTGAGCTGCAGAAACAAAATGACGCCATGCTTCTCAAGGGAGGAGACCTAGTACAAG CTGAGGAGATCCGGCGACTGCGGCATCAGCTGGACGAGCTGCGGAAGGAGAGCGGCCATTACATTGAACTGCTAAAAGCCCACGACATCAACTTCCTGGACGACCCCACTGTCCACTGGAAGGGCAAGTTGCGCTGTGCAAAGGTTGCCAAAGTAGCGCCCACTCACCAGCTCCCCAAAAGAATTATTGTCTACTCCAATGGAAATGTGATACGCCCAGCAGGAAAGGAACCTAGTCCGGCCTCCGACCAGGGGAAGCAACACGCTGAGGCTGTGATTGTTCAGTCATCTTGTGACATTACAGCAGGGGTAAGGGTGAACAGGGTTCTTAAGCACGTCAGCGTCCCTTCCTCTGCCCCTCCGCTCCTCCCCGGGGCAACCCTTGCCCCTACAGTGTCTATACCTGGCATCAGGCTGGTGGAACAGTGTGTAGCAGAGGCACCTTCAGCCCCAAAACTGCCGCCCTCTGTGTCCTACTTCACCCTCCAGGGTCTCTGCCCTCTCCCGACTGTCACCACCGCCTTGCCACAGCAGCCCCAGCCTGCcaccccagcccctagtctcaACGTCGCAGCCAGTCTGGCCACCCAACTCCCTCTCCAGCCTGTCCCCAGCCTTACAGCCCTTCCCCAGGTTATAACCACCCAGAACGCTGCCAGCAGGACGACTATCCCCAGCAGCTCAACCCTCCTCAGGGCCAGTGCAGCAGGGAGCACACAGACCACCTGGACTACCCTACAGCTGGCTGGGAACACAGTGCAACCTGTCTGCCAGTCTCTCTCCACACAGGAGACTACCACCACTGGGCAGCAGGTGTCTGTATGCCCCATGGCCACTAAACCATCAGTTCAACCCATTCATATTCAAATGAGGCCACAGGTACCCATACAGCTCCAGGCACCCATCACTGCCCATATCCAAGCCCAGCCCTCCATACAGAGGACACCCCAGCTTCGGCCAGCTATCCTTGCCCAGCACCAGCCTCAGCCAGTCATGGCCCTCAAGCCACAGTGTGCCATCCTCCCTCAGTCAGCCATAATTCCCCAGCCTGCTGTGGTAGCCCACTCAGCAATGATGTCACAACCTCAACCTGCTGTACTACAACCGGGAACAGTACTCCCCCATCCACAGACTGCCCTGATGAGTCAGCCCCACCCCCAGACATCTGTGATGCCCCTCCTCCAGACCATGCAAGTATTGCAAGTAAACCCTGCAGGGACAACAGTTGCTGGGGTAACGGCTCCTCAGAAGACTAACAACCAGAATGTTGTCATCCTACAGCAGACTAATCCTTGCTCAGCCCAGTCGGTTGTCAGGGAGGACTTAACCAATCAGACGCCTTGCCAGCACATCGTCATCATCCAGGCCTCCAATCAGCCTCCACCTGCTCCTCCTCAGAACCCTCAGGTTGGCATGGTGCCCACTACAGCACCTGTCATGCCCAATCAGATTGTCACAACCAGCTGCCCAACTTCCACCACTGGGCAACAGATATTTGGGGGTAAACAGTTGGTCCACATTCTACCCCGTCCTGTCCCTCAAACCCAGGCCCCCCCGGTTCCCCCGACCCCTCAGACCATCACTGTGAACGGCCAGGTGTTTTCCCTGCAGCCTATGAAGACCTCGGATAAGTATGGCTCTCAGGGTGGCCAGAGCAGTCTCCAGCTTATCCAGCCCACCACTGTTGAGGAGCCCACCACCAACGTGGCTCTGCACACCCTGGGAGCCCTCAGCAGTCTCAACCAGAGCATCTCACAGGGCATGCCGCCATGCATCTCCACCCAGAGTAACGTCCAGCTGTCCCTTGCCCCACCATCCTACTCTATAGTGCCACAACAGCCATCTTCTGTCACGATTTCAGCAGCTCCACACAGTTCCCCTGTCAGTCAGATCTCGATCCCCAGTGTGACTCCACCCAGAACAGGTCTGGCGGTAGGTACAGGGAAGGCCTTGCGGAGACAGCCTGGCACAGCTTCAATGCCCAGAACTAAGAGAGCCACCACCAAGAGGACCAAGTTGGTTAGGAAGAAGGAGCCGAAACGGGGGCAGACTAGTCGTACTGTCACCATTGCAGCCAAGCCAGTGGCTGTAACAGGGGACCGTCAGGAACAAGAGGCCACTGTGGTTCAGGGAACCCCATCTTCTGCTGCTGGGACAATACAGCCAAAGCCTGGCCCTGTCAGCACCACAGTGAACACATCCTTGGTTAGTAGTATTGAGGCTTCCACACAGAGCAGACCTGTGAGTAGTGTTGGCTCTCCACAGTCCACACCTAAAGATGGTAGTGTCAATGCTTCTACACATAGTGGGCCAACTGTCTCCAGTGCATGCACAACACACAGTAGAGCCTCTGTGACAAATGCCACTAGTGTCACTCCGTGTACATCAACAGTCGGTATCAGCTCCACACAGAGTCAACTCATTATCACTAGTGTTGTGAGTCCATCTGCAGTCACCACTATCACGTGTGCAGCAGATACTCCTACAGTCAGTGCTATTGTTTCTTCCCAGAGTAAACAATCTGCTGTCGCCCCTAGTGACTGCTCCACTCACCTTAGACCTATAGTCACACAGAATAGACAGCCTGTCACTACTACTGTCAACGCTGTGCAAGCTAGATTAGCTGCCACCAATGGCAGTTCTAGACAGAGCAGATCTATGCTGATCAGTGCCTTTTCCACAGAGACTCGAGCCACATCTATGGGTGTGACGTCGTCAGCAGCATGTCGACCCTCAGTCAGCACTGTAAGCTCAATAGAAAGTACACCAATGGTGTCTCTCCAGTCTGCTCAGCTCACCTCATCAACGGGTCAGACCAAGCCAGCCAACAGCCAGGAGTCTCAGCCTACaacccagacccagtcccagtcTGTGGCTTTTCCTTCGGTCCCCTCCACACCAACCCCCTGCTCCGGTGCACTGTCTTTCTCTTCAACTTCTCTAACAGTTCCCATGACCATGCCATCAGAATACAGGAAGCGGGTCACCTGCAATAGACCCTCAAACCAGCAAATGACCATGCCCACTTCCACCCCCAAACCATCCCATCGTGCTGAGCTGAAAGTGACAGCGGTGTCCGGCAGGGAGAAGGAGCCTCAGGCAGAAGGCCACCCCAGTGCAGGTATGGAGAAAGGGAGTGTGAGGAATAATGCAGCGCCCTCTAGAAAGGACTCCACTCTCCCACAGCAGGTGTACACACTAGAAAACGAGGCCCCGGATCAGCCTCAGACTCCCAGCAGACAGACTGACTCACCCATGTCTGGTGGAGCAGGTGGCGGAATGGGCTTCTCTGTGGCGTCCATGCTTCCTACTGGCCACAGTGTCAGTTCCTCGCAGAGTCATTTTGGACCATTTACTTTTACCACAGAGCAGGCTGATATCCTGGCTATGTTGGAGCAGAACAGTCctgggaggagggtggggggctgCACCGTGGACAACCCCACCGGCTCCACAAACAACCCAAAGCCTGCATGGGATCCCAACCCCAAGTCCCAGCAAGCCTCCAGCAGCAAAGAGAGGGGGGCTGGACAACAGACGAAGCTCACCAAACAGATGGAAACTCCAGCGGCTAAACCCCCATCACAGTTGTCTGTCAGGGGCCAGGCTGGAGAAGTAGCAGGCAGTGCAGCCAGCGGAGTCAGACATCCGCAGAACCTCTCCTActcccagtcccaaccccagaGCCAAGCCCAGTCTGGTACTGCCAGCACCCTCAGTGTCAACAACCTGATCCGGCCCAGCTCCCGTCAGCAGCAGGCCTACCCAGGCTCCCCCAGTCTGGCTGGGCAGCAGGGCTCAGTCCCATCCCCTGCGGGGAACTCAGCCCATGTCTCCCAGCCCTCCACCCCTGGCCTTCCTCCCTGCTCGGGCTCAGTCCAACTGAACGAGTACACTCCCCTTAAGAGTGCCCATATGAGGCCCCAGGTGGGGGTGGGTGAGCCACGACACATCAAGGACGTGTCCAAGCGGCCAGCCCAGGACGATGTGATGCTGTCCAGCAGTAACAAGCGACATAAGGCCTGCCCATCGACCTCCAACGTGGGCTGCATGGAAGTCAAACCCTTGGACCACAGCCAGATGATGGTACCCCAACTTCCCCCTGCCTCCTCATCCATCATGACCAGGATCAACCCTGATGGAGTTGGCACCCTGTTCTCAGGCAACACCTTCATGAGTACGGTGCTTAGACCCACCGAGAGCCACTGTACCCCCCAGCTGCCCGTACAGGAACACAACCAACCAGGTGTGCTCCACCTGCCTCAGGGCCACCCCCAGCATGGTGCACCCCAGCTGGGCCAACACCTCGGGGGGAACCCCTACCTGAAGCAGCAGCAACAGGAGCAGCAGAGGCACCACCTGTACCAGCTCCAGCACCACTTGACCCAGCCTGACCCTGCACAGCTCCACAGCCTCCACCAGAGGGCGCTGCAGCAGGAGCAGCACGTCCAGAAGAAGCGGGTGCTGGTTGGAGGGGGTCATGGCGGCCCTCCTGTGGGCCTGCAACAGAAACAACACCACCTGGAGAAGACTGGAGTTCAACAGCAGCAGCATCATCAACAAtcacaccaacaacaccaacaacagtcTCAACAACAGCACCAACAGCAAACACACCAACAGCAGCAGCACCAACAACAGTCACAACATCAACAGTCTCATCAACAACAGCACCAACAGCAAacacaacagcaacagcaacaccAACAACAAGCCCAGTCACAGCAACATCATCAACAACACCCTCAACAGCAGAGCTCCCACTCCAGACACCAGCACCTCCAGCAGCAACAGatccagcagcagcaacaacagcagcagcagcactttGGGTCGCGGCACCAGGAGAAGAGCTGTGAGGGCCAGCCAGGACCAGCAGGACCCAGAGCTCACCACAGCAGCCACCTGGCCCAGCAGGAACACCTCAAG TCTGGTCAGGACCATAGTACCATGCAGAGGCTGATGAGCTCTAGGAACCTGGAGCAGCAACTGACTTCCCAGCCCAGCAACCCTGTCTCTCGGCCCTCCGACCTGGGCTGTGCCCCATCGCGCCAGGAGCGCCACCGGGTCTCCAGCTACTCAGCAGAGGCTCTCATTGGGAAGAGTTCCTCCACTGGtgagcagcagcaacagcagcgcATGGGGCTCCATCTCCAGGCTACACGTGGTACTACACAGGAACAACCAGACCTACGGGGCTACCTGGACACATCCAGAGTGAAGGGCAACGTCGCACATAACCCTCAGAGCAGGCTGCCCCCAGACCACCCTGGTTCTGCAGACGTCCAGAGGATTTCTGAGTGTCCTCCATTTAAAACGCTGAGTGGTGCTGGAGGGGGGCATCAACTGGGGGGCTTCGAGGTCCAGGTGTCCCGTGGCGGGGACATGACACCTAAATCAGGTCCTTCCTCTCAGAGAGGGCAGCAGGGGGGATTCCGAATGGGACTGGGGCCTCCAGGGGATGGGCGACCCCGTGGTGGGTACAGTGGACCCCATCCTGGGACACAGGGGGTGCATATTGGTGCTCCAGGGCTTCCTCTGGACCAGGAGGGGTGTCAACAGAGCTTCATGCAGAGTCTCCTGGAGCAGACCAACCACCAGAGGGCAGTCCAGTGCTGTCCTCCGGTCAGTATGGAGTACGGCTGTGTGCCTGGCAGCTCTGCAGGGGACATGCAGGCTAAAGCATCCACCCCCAGTGTTCCTCCCACACAGAAGGCCTCAGCTATGAGGCTTGGGGAGGGCAACAAGGGCCACATCCCTCAAGGTAGTGGGAACATGGGTGCCCACCCAGGGGTACGGGCAGGcctcccccaccctcctaccCCCCACAGCAGCTCCGAGCCAGGCCGCACCCCTGCCCCCTCCAGACCCCCCACCTCAGTCAGCCAGCGCTCCCGCCACATCACCCAGGAGGCCCAGAGCGGGAAGCTGAGGCCTGGGGAGCGACAACGGTCAGGCAGCCTGAGACCTGGGAATCCCTTTGAGCCTGACGTGCACCTGCTGGGTCGACCACAGTCCGGGGGTGAGGCACGGCGCAGCAGTATCGTCCGCTTTATGGCAGACAATGCCCAGGTTGCTGGGGACAACAACCTTGTGCCTGACCAACACCTGGCCCAGAACTTTGGCTTCCCCTTCATCCCGGAAGGAGGGATGAATCCCCCTCCTCCTATCAACGCCAACTCTACCTTTATCCCTCCTGTCAGCCAGCCCAACTCCTCCCGCCCCTCAGCCCTGCTACCCGTAGAGCCCCAGAACACCTtaccctccttctatccctcctacCCCTCTGCCGCCCACCCCAGCGACATACCCCTCCAGTACTTCTCCAACCAGATGTTCACCAGCCCCGGAACCGACAAAAGCAGCTCTGCCCCCCTCAACAACCGCTTCGGCTCCATCCTGTCCCCCCCGCGTCCCGTAGGGTTCGCCCAGGCCAGCTTCCCCCTACTCACAGACATGCCCCCTATGCCCATCAGCAACTCCTCTGGCATTACCCCACACCTGTCCAACTTCAGCCTCACCTCGCTGTTCCCAGAGATCGCCACGGCAATGCAGCCTGATGGTTCTGCCATGCCC GTCCCCCTGTTGTCCCTCTCCAACACTTCCTCTGCAGACTCGGGCAAACAGCCCAACCGCCCCGCCCACAACATCAGCCATATCCTAGGGCATGATGGGAGCTCTGCCGTGTAG